The DNA window TCCGGCGTGATGATGGCCAGCGGCTCGCCGTCGAAGGTGACGTTCTGGACGGTCGGTGCCCGCTCGAAGTAGACCACCCGCTGTGCAGCCGATACGTGCACCTGCACGGCGCCGGGCAGGGACTCCACGGGGTACGTCCAGCCGGTGTTCACCCCGAACTCCAGCCGGCCGCGCTGCTCCTCCCGCACGTAGCGGCGCAGGACCAGGTCCTGCGGCCAGCCCCCCAGCGAGCCCACCCACTGCCGCGCGATCTCCAGCGCACGGGCCAGCCTCGGCACCTCCTCGTCGGCGGACGCATCCGCCGTGCGGAACTGCAGCAGTCCCGTTCCCGTGATGCGCAGCAGGCGCTGGCCGTCAGTCAGGCTGCGGGCGTCGCGCTCGTCGATCCGCCGCACGACCGTGAGGTCGGGGAAGTAGCGCAGCTCCTCTTCCCGCTCGTCCGGCAGTGAGACGGTGATCCGCGCCGCCGGCATCTGCTTCACCTCCGGCACGACCACGTCGGGCAGCGCCGTCAGCCCCAGGTCCTCCAGCTCCAGTGAGCGGTAGGGCCTGAACAGCGAAGGGTCGATTTGCTCGATGCGATCTGCCAGCGCCTTCCGCTGTTCGCCCGGCAGGTCCGCCAGGTGGAGGGCGAAGCCCGGTGGGCCGGAAAGGTAGACGGAGGCCGGTTCGCCCAACACGATGGTCAGGCGGTCCACCCAGATGGCGCCATTGCGCAATGCGGTCACATTCCACTGCCAGAGATCCGCCCACTCGCTGACCATCAGGGCGACGGGCAGGTGGAGCTGCAGCGACGGCCCCGCCTGCGAGAGGTCCGGCACGCGGCCGATGAGCGTCGGTCCGCCGCCGACGTCCAGCCCGGTGATGGCCTGCCGGATCGGCCGCCAGAGCGTTCTGTACGTGGGGGAGCCGGCGTGCACCTCGGCCCAGCCCCCCTCGCCGTCACGGATGCTGACGCGCGTCGGCCGGAAGACCTCGGGCATCTCGCGGACGATCGGCGGTGGCTGCAGCTTCACGTTGGGCTCCGTGGTCCCGGGATCGCCGAACAGGGGGGCGGGGGTCCAGATGCGCGCCGACAGCAGCAGGCTCGTCGCCACGAGCACCAGCAGCAGGAGGTTCAGCAGCGCCTCGCGGCGTCCGGAGGCCAGCCTCATACGGGGTTCACCTCCGCTGCAGCCACGGCGGGGAGGGTGAAGGTAACCGCCGTGCCGCGGCCGACCTCAGACTCGATGCCGATGCGCCCGCCCGACAGCTCGACGATCTGCTTCGCGATCGAGAGCCCGAGCCCGGTGCCGCCCATGGTGCGGGAGCGGGCCTTATCGACGCGGTAGAACCGCTCGAAGATCCGGGGCAGGTCCTCGGGGGGAATGCCGATGCCGGTGTCCCGAATCGTCACACGCACCTCACCGGGCGCCGGTTCCACTGTGATGCGGATCTGGCCGCCGTTGGGCGTGAACTCGATGGCGTTGGCCAGCAGGTTGACCACCACCTGCTGGATCTTGTCGTAGTCGCAGACCGCCTCCGGGGTTCCCGGTGCGACCTCGCACTCCACGGTCAACTGCTTCTGCTCCGCCTGCACCCGCAGCCGGGCAGTGACCTCGGCCACCAGGGCGCCCAGGTCATGCGGCCTGAGCGTCCAGCGGCTCGTGCCCTCGTCCATGTGCGTCAGCCGGAGCAGGTCGCGCACCAGCCGGGCCATGCGCTCGGTCTCGGCGTCGACGACCCGCAGGAACCGGGTGCGCACCTCGGGATCCTCGGCCGCACCGTCCAGCAGGGTCTCCACGTAGCTCTTCACCGTGGTCAGCGGCGTCTTCAGCTCGTGGGAGACGTTGGCGACGAACTCGCGGCGCATCGCCTCCACCTTCTCCAGCTCGGTGATGTCGTGGAACACGATCACCGTGCCGGCCGTCTGCTGGCTCTCCCCCTTCAGCGGGGTGATGTAGGCCTGAAGCACGCGGTCCGTCAGGCGGACCTGCCGGCTGAGGGCGCTGCTGTGGCCCCAGGCCTCCAGCAGCGCCTCCTCAAGGCCGGAGCCTTCCGCCAGCTCCTCCGGACGGCACCCGATGGCCTGCGCCTCCTGCACCTGGAACATCCGCTCCGCAGCCGGGTTCAACCGGATGATCCGCCCGCTGCCGTTCAGGGCCATCAGGCCGTCCGCCATGTGGGTCAGGATGGCCTCGGCCTGGCTCTTCTCGTCCTGAATCTCGCTCATGGTCTCCTTCAGGCGGCGGCTCATCCGGTTGAACATCTCGCCCAGCTTGCCGATCTCGTCGTCGGAGTGGACGGCGATCGTCTGGTCGAAGTTGCCGCCTGCGATCTCGGCCGCCGTGCGGGTCAGCTCCCGGATCGGCCCGGTGATCGTGCGCGCCAGGGCAAAGCTCAGCACCACCGTCGAGGCCATGGCGAGCAGCGTCGCCACCAGCAGGATGTCGCGCAGGTCGCTCAGCCGGGCGTACGCTTCCTCCAGGCTGTCCTTCAGGTAGATGACCCCGACCACGTTGCCCGCCACCGTAATCGGTACCGCCTCGTAGGCCATGCGCCGCGCGCCTTCCTGGCCGATCCGCCGGTTGGTGTTGCCGAAGAAGGCCGGGGAGACGTCGTCATGGCTGAACTTGAGGCCCAGCAGCTGGTCCCGGTTGGCCAGTCGGGCAGTGGCCCCGATGACCACGCCGTTGGCGTCCAGCACCAGCACCTCGCCCGGCCAGCGCTCCATGTACTGGTCGACAACGGCGGCATCCAGGCGGTCGTCCACGACGAAGTTGGAGAGCTGACCGGCCAGGAGCTGTGCGCTCTGATGCAGGTCGTCCTGTACCTTGCCGATATAGCTGCGCTCCAGCTCGCGCATGAGGTAGAGGCTCGCGAGCTCCATCGCGACCACGATCAGTAGGAGGTAGACCACCACCAACTTGCCCTGAATGCTGCGGAGCACGCGCTCCCCTCCTCCGCTAGGCGAAGCGCTGGAAGTAGTAGCCGACGCCGCGGCGGGTCTTGATGTACTCGGGCCGCGCCGAGTTCTCCTCCAGCTTCTCCCGCAGCCGCCGCACCGTCACGTCCACGGTGCGCACGTCGCCGTAGTAGTCGTAGCCCCATACTTCCTCCAGCAGGGCCTCGCGGGAGAAGACCTGCCCGGCGTGGCTGACGAGGAAGCGAAGCAGCTCGAACTCCCGGGGCGTCAGCTCCAGCGGCCGGTCGCCCTTGTGTACCTCGTAGCTGGTCAGGTTGATGGTGATGTCGCCCTCCCGCAGGATCTCGTCGGACGAGCCCCTGTGGATGCCCTGGGACTCGGCGCTCCGGGTGCGCCGCAGGATCGCCCGCACCCGGGCGATCAGCTCCCTGGGACTGAAGGGCTTGGTCACGTAGTCGTCCGCCCCCAGTTCCAGCCCCAGCACCTTGTCGATCTCGGCCTCCTTGGCCGTCAGCATCAGAATCGGCACCGACGAGAAGCTCCGGATCTCCCGGCAGACGGAGAACCCGTCCAGCTTGGGCAGCATGATGTCCAGGATCACCAGGTGAAACTGGGAGGCTCTGGCCTTGGCCACGGCCTCCTCGCCGTCGAAGGCCATCTCCACTTCGAAGCCCTCGCGCTCGAAGCTGAACTTCAGAATCTCCGCGATCGGCCGCTCGTCGTCGACCACCAGAATGCGATCTGCCATCGTGTCCTCTCCTCACATTCCTTACAGACCGCCTTTTCGCTGAGTTCGCCACCCGTTCCTTCCGGACGGGGCAACTTCAGCGCAGGACCGACGCCAGCCAGTCGCGGTAGACCTCCGTCATCGCCCTGTCCAGGCTCTGCTCCACCGCCCGGTCAAACGGCACGCCCTGCCCCAGGCGGGCGACCAGCCCGGCCAGCGCACCCTCTCCCCAGCGCTCGGCGATGTACGAGACGAGGAGGTAGCTCTGGCGGTAGGCCAGAGCCTGGTTGGGCAGGGCGTCGAAGCGTGCGGTGAGCTCCTCCAGCGTGTAGAGCGCCTGGTCGAGCGAGGCCCCGGGTTCCAGCCAGAGGTAGCCTGTGGCCTGCTCCTCGACGCGCTGGGCCAGCCCTTCGGTGAACCAGCGCGGGTAGTTGCCGTCGGTCAGCTCGTCCAGGACGTAGTGCGTCAGCTCGTGGGCGAGGGGGTTGCGCCGCAGGAAGGACTCCCTGAGCTCGGACTCGTCAGAAGCCGCGAGCCAGACCCGCGGCGAGAGCAGCCGCACCGTTCCCCGCCAGTAGACCCCCACCGCGCTCTGGTCGCTGCCCCAGCCGAAGGCGGCCCGCAGTTCCGCCCGGTCCGCGTACACAATCAGCGGCACACGCCCCTCGGGCCGGTGCCCCACCTGCGCCACCACGTGGCTGTACGCGGCCTCGGCCACCTCCAGGATCAGGGCAGCCAGGTCTGCGTCCTCCGGCCGGTAGTAGAGCACGAACCGCTCGGAGCCCTGGCTGTCGAAGCCGGGCAGCCCCGCCAGGGCGCGCGCCCTGCCGTGCTCACGATAGTAGCGGTAGACGGCCGCACGCGCCGGCGCCCAGCCGATCAGCACACAGAGGACCAGCGCGGCGGCCACCAGCGAGGCAAGGAGGCCTCGGTTCACCCTCTGCCCGCGCACACCGCCGCACCTCCCAGGCTAGTAAAGTAGCGTATGCATGGCTTGAGTATAGAATATCGGGGCATGAACAGCCATGTGCGGCGGCTGGGAGCAGTGCCAGATTGCGGTCGCTGCACGATGCGACCTGATTGCATGATGAGTGGTCCATGCAATAAGAAGGGGTCCATCGTCCCGATGAACCCTGCTGTGCAGCGCTATGGACTTCGCTCAGTCGAGCCGGCGCAGCTCGGCGGCCAGTTGCTGGAATGCACCCCGGTCGCCGCGCTCCAGGGCCTCGTCGATCTGCCGCAGCAGCTCCTGGCGGCGTGTCACGCGGTCCAGGTCCTCACGGAAGACTTCGTCGTGCCACCTGGCCAGCATCTCGAGGAACTCCTGCCTCTCCTCGCTCCACTCGGGAGGTTCGGTCGAGAGGCACAGGGCGATGCGCTCGGGCACCGACTTCATCAGTTCGACGACCGCCTGCGAGGTTTTCGTGTACACCTTGTCCCCCCGCCGGAAAAGGAACGGCCACGTTCCGGAACCCTTGGCCGAGACGAGGATGGCGCATTCGGCGCCGGTGAGGTCCGTCACGAGTTCGGTGCGGCGGAGGATCTCCTCCTTGGACAGCATGAACTGCAGAAATCCCCTCGCCTCCGACAGCTTCGGCTGGTACCTGGCGAGAAACGCCTTGATCTGATCAGCCTTGCTCTTGGTCCCCCTGGGCCTCTCCATTCCGTACCCTCCCTGGAGATCAACTCGAGACGGGCTGAAGCTAAGGTCGTTATTGAAGCAAGATTCGCCCAATATCTGCGCATCTCCTCCTGGGGAGATGCTCCTCGCTGTGTGGGATTTACCTGTCCCGGGATAGCCTGCGCATCCCCCTCCAGAGGCATGCAAAAAGGCCGCCGGGCGTTGGCCCGGCGGCCCTGGAGTCACTTGTCAGGGGTAGTAGTTGAGCGGGTTGACAGGCGTTCCATCGATGCGGATCTCGAAGTGCAGGTGCGGCCCCGTGGAGTACCCGGTGCTCCCGACGTATCCGATCACATCGCCCTTGTTGACCGTCTGGCCGACGCTCACGTTGAAGGCGGACAGGTGGGCGTACCAGGTGACCATCTTCCCGCCGCCGTGGTCGATCTGCACCAGGTTGCCGTAGCTGCCGCTCCAACCCCTGAAGATCACCATGCCGCTGTCTGCAGCCAGCACGGGCGTTCCCGACGGCGCCGCGATGTCAATGGCGTTGTGCCAGGATCCCCAGCGCGGCCCAAAATGGGAGGTAATCTCACCGACCACCGGCAGAACCAGCGACCCGGTGCCCATGTCCGGCACCTGCTTGATGCCCACCTTGCGCACCTGCACCTGCGGCTCGGCGATCACCTGGCTGTCCAGGACCTCGGCGGAGACCACCACGCCGTCCTCCCGGTGCTCGCGGAGCGTCTTCAGCCGGGTGCCCCACCGTCCCGCGGTGATGATCTCGGACTGCCACGGCCAGAGGCTGCTGTCCTGAATCGTCTGCTCGGCGAAGGGGATGCCCTCCTCCACGACCCGCTGTGCGACGGAGCGGAGGTGCACGTAGGGTTCCTTGTAGGTGATGGTCAGCTGCTGACCGGGATGGAGGAGCTCCAGGTCGACGCCGGGGTTGGCCTTGGCCAGCTGGTCGGTGGTCAGGTCGTAGTCCATGGCGATGCCCCAGGCCGTGTCGCCCGACTCCACCGTGTACGTGGCCACCGCGTCCGTGCCCAGCAGGAGGACGTTGACGGCCTCCTCGACAGTCTTGATCTCGTCCTCCGGAACCTCCGTCGCCCTCCAGGCCACCGACTCGGCAAAGGTCAGCTCCTCGACCACCGAGGCGTCGCCCAGGTAGGTCTCTTCGTAGGCGCCGAGGATGGCGTCCAGCACCGCCTGTGCAGCCGCCTCGTCGGCCACCGCCACCACTTCCGTGCCGTTGACGGTGATCGCGACGGCCTTCTTCAGCACCGGCACCTGGGAGATCTGCCCGGCGATGAGCGGCTCACGCGCGGCCCGGGGGCCGGTGGCCGTCCGCGAGGCCACCTCCTGCCGCAGGCGCGAGTCAGCGTCGCTCAGGGCTGCAAGCTGGGCGTCCTCCGGGTCCGCAGCTTCGGAACCCGCCTGCTCTCTCGCTGCCACCGCCGGATCCCTTTGATGCTGCAGATGCCGCCAGCCGAGGTCGGCGGCGATTCCCAGGCACATGACCGTCGCGAGGACCACGAGCAATAGGGGGCGGCGAGGCAAGCGGGTCCACCTCCTCCTGAACCATAACAAGGTATATTGTTTCGCTAAGTATCGAGCGTTTCCTCCCTGCGCGCTGGAGATTGAGACCCCGGGCCCTGACTATCGTTCTATGATTTGGATAGGCTCAGAATACCGTCAGAGTATCGGGTCTTGCACCACCGGCCCGCCGTAGACACGCATCACCCGCCCCACGTATGGGTGCGCCGCACCCAGGTGGGCGTGACGCGGACCGCCGTTGTACGCCGCCAACGCCTTCTCCCAGGAGCCGTACTCCCGGTGCAGCACCTTCAGGTACCAGATGCCCATGGTCAGGTTCGTCCACGGGTCGAAAAGGTCGTACTCCGACCAGCCCAGGCGCCCGGCGATCCAGGCCGCAGTGCTGGGCAGGATCTGCATGAGGCCCGTGTCGTTGTGGCTGCCCACCGTGTTCGGGTTCCACCGGCTCTCCACGGCGCCCACGGCCGCGACCAGGCGCGGGTCCACGCCGTGTTCGGCGGAGAGGTCCAGCACCATCTGCTGGAACTCCGGCGGAACCAGGTCAGCGATGCGGTCCAACTGATGCCGTCGCAGCGCCTCGCTCCGCCTGACCTGCTGCAGCTGCTCCCCGGCCAGGTCGTGCACCGCGGCCGAGGCGGTCCAGGCCGCGGCCTGCTGCGCTCTGGCCACGGCGATCTGCCGTCGGTTCGCCACGAGCAGCTCCTGCTCCGGGAGCTGCGGCTCCACCGCATATACAGGCAGGGGCTCCGGCACCGCCGCGGCCTCCAGCCTGCCGAAGAACCCGTGCCAGGAGAAGAGCACCAGAAAAGCCAGCAAGGCCACCAGGTCCCGCCTGGGGCGGCGTGTCTTCCGCATCGATCAACCCTCCGATTACACGCGTTGCCATCCGAGGTATATCTTACCATCCCGGCAACGCGATTTTTGTCGCGTGTTGTCGATGCAGACAATAGGAAAAGCCCCAAGGTCCACATGACCTCGGGGCGTCTGGAGCCGATGAGGGGGCTCGAACCCCTGACCTGCTGATTACGAATCAGCTGCTCTACCGGCTGAGCTACATCGGCAGAGAAAACGGAGACGCCGATCGTCTCCGTCGCTGTTGGAGCGGGTGATGGGAATCGAACCCACGTTCTCAGCTTGGGAAGCTGATGTTCTACCATTGAACTACACCCGCAAGCTCCTCGACACAGCCTATTATAGCTAGGCCCCGGAGCGAATGCAAGGCGGAATCCCAGTGAAAATAGCGGGGCGGCTGCCAGCCGCCCCGGTCTGCTGCTTAGAAGATGGACGAGCGGTAGATGGCCTGCGTCCGCTCGCTGCCCACACCGAGGATGGAGACCGGAACCCCGGTCTGT is part of the Symbiobacterium terraclitae genome and encodes:
- the pnpS gene encoding two-component system histidine kinase PnpS, yielding MLRSIQGKLVVVYLLLIVVAMELASLYLMRELERSYIGKVQDDLHQSAQLLAGQLSNFVVDDRLDAAVVDQYMERWPGEVLVLDANGVVIGATARLANRDQLLGLKFSHDDVSPAFFGNTNRRIGQEGARRMAYEAVPITVAGNVVGVIYLKDSLEEAYARLSDLRDILLVATLLAMASTVVLSFALARTITGPIRELTRTAAEIAGGNFDQTIAVHSDDEIGKLGEMFNRMSRRLKETMSEIQDEKSQAEAILTHMADGLMALNGSGRIIRLNPAAERMFQVQEAQAIGCRPEELAEGSGLEEALLEAWGHSSALSRQVRLTDRVLQAYITPLKGESQQTAGTVIVFHDITELEKVEAMRREFVANVSHELKTPLTTVKSYVETLLDGAAEDPEVRTRFLRVVDAETERMARLVRDLLRLTHMDEGTSRWTLRPHDLGALVAEVTARLRVQAEQKQLTVECEVAPGTPEAVCDYDKIQQVVVNLLANAIEFTPNGGQIRITVEPAPGEVRVTIRDTGIGIPPEDLPRIFERFYRVDKARSRTMGGTGLGLSIAKQIVELSGGRIGIESEVGRGTAVTFTLPAVAAAEVNPV
- a CDS encoding YpiB family protein, which gives rise to MERPRGTKSKADQIKAFLARYQPKLSEARGFLQFMLSKEEILRRTELVTDLTGAECAILVSAKGSGTWPFLFRRGDKVYTKTSQAVVELMKSVPERIALCLSTEPPEWSEERQEFLEMLARWHDEVFREDLDRVTRRQELLRQIDEALERGDRGAFQQLAAELRRLD
- a CDS encoding winged helix-turn-helix domain-containing protein; protein product: MADRILVVDDERPIAEILKFSFEREGFEVEMAFDGEEAVAKARASQFHLVILDIMLPKLDGFSVCREIRSFSSVPILMLTAKEAEIDKVLGLELGADDYVTKPFSPRELIARVRAILRRTRSAESQGIHRGSSDEILREGDITINLTSYEVHKGDRPLELTPREFELLRFLVSHAGQVFSREALLEEVWGYDYYGDVRTVDVTVRRLREKLEENSARPEYIKTRRGVGYYFQRFA
- a CDS encoding M23 family metallopeptidase gives rise to the protein MPRRPLLLVVLATVMCLGIAADLGWRHLQHQRDPAVAAREQAGSEAADPEDAQLAALSDADSRLRQEVASRTATGPRAAREPLIAGQISQVPVLKKAVAITVNGTEVVAVADEAAAQAVLDAILGAYEETYLGDASVVEELTFAESVAWRATEVPEDEIKTVEEAVNVLLLGTDAVATYTVESGDTAWGIAMDYDLTTDQLAKANPGVDLELLHPGQQLTITYKEPYVHLRSVAQRVVEEGIPFAEQTIQDSSLWPWQSEIITAGRWGTRLKTLREHREDGVVVSAEVLDSQVIAEPQVQVRKVGIKQVPDMGTGSLVLPVVGEITSHFGPRWGSWHNAIDIAAPSGTPVLAADSGMVIFRGWSGSYGNLVQIDHGGGKMVTWYAHLSAFNVSVGQTVNKGDVIGYVGSTGYSTGPHLHFEIRIDGTPVNPLNYYP
- a CDS encoding lytic transglycosylase domain-containing protein, with protein sequence MRKTRRPRRDLVALLAFLVLFSWHGFFGRLEAAAVPEPLPVYAVEPQLPEQELLVANRRQIAVARAQQAAAWTASAAVHDLAGEQLQQVRRSEALRRHQLDRIADLVPPEFQQMVLDLSAEHGVDPRLVAAVGAVESRWNPNTVGSHNDTGLMQILPSTAAWIAGRLGWSEYDLFDPWTNLTMGIWYLKVLHREYGSWEKALAAYNGGPRHAHLGAAHPYVGRVMRVYGGPVVQDPIL
- a CDS encoding peptidase MA family metallohydrolase, producing the protein MRGQRVNRGLLASLVAAALVLCVLIGWAPARAAVYRYYREHGRARALAGLPGFDSQGSERFVLYYRPEDADLAALILEVAEAAYSHVVAQVGHRPEGRVPLIVYADRAELRAAFGWGSDQSAVGVYWRGTVRLLSPRVWLAASDESELRESFLRRNPLAHELTHYVLDELTDGNYPRWFTEGLAQRVEEQATGYLWLEPGASLDQALYTLEELTARFDALPNQALAYRQSYLLVSYIAERWGEGALAGLVARLGQGVPFDRAVEQSLDRAMTEVYRDWLASVLR